The Mycolicibacterium flavescens genomic interval CGCGCATATCCCACAGGTACAGCCGGTAGCCGAGAATCCAGACATCGCGCGGGATGATGCGGTCGGCGACGCGCAGCGCGGCCAGCAGCGCCTCGAACCTGCGCTGCTGGCGCCCCGACCACGGCAGCCGCATGTGCTCACGAAACTCATGCGGCAGGAACCCCGTCGTGGCGAACAGGTTGAACCGGCCGGCGAGCAGCCGCAGCGGAGCGGGCAGGAACGCCATCGCGGCCACCCCGTGCAGGTGTTCGCGCACGGGTTCGTCGATGCGCAGTTCGTCCAGTGAGCGTTTCCAGTACTCGTCGAAGGCGGCGCGATCCGGCGGCCACATGTCTTCACGGACCTGCAGCGTGGTGCCGAGCTTTCTGGCGTCGAGATAGACCGCGTCGGCCGCCTCGTCGTCGAGTGGTCCGTACAGGAACTCGTGCTGGTCGATGTAGTAGCGGTACAGGCAGGCGGCGACCCATAGCTGCAGCCGGGGGTCAAACGCCTTGTACGACACCGGGCTTGCCGGGGTGGACCGCACCAGCGCGTGCACGCGGTCGACCTCCTCGCGGATCAGCCGGCGGTCGCTCTCGGTGCCCATCGTCGCCACCGCGAGGTAGGTTCCAGTCGTGCGCGCGCGTTTGAACGGGTGCTTGTAGACGTTGCCGCTGTCGACCGGGCTCTCCAGCACGCCGTAACCGACGCTGGGCGAGGCCAGCTGCATGATCACGTTGGCCGCCGGCGCCAGCGCTGCAGCCGGATTGAGCAAGTCGACGACGCGTCTCGGCCGACGCGGGGGCCCGAACCTCATGCATCCGAGTAGATCACCTTGTGAGACGCTCGCGAAGTGTTTGCGCCGACCTCACGCCCGCGTGTGGTGGGGATCGCAGCCGGTTGTGTCGCGGATTCGTTGTTCGCCGACCCTCGGCGCGGACATCCCGTGGCGCTCTTCGGCAGTGTGGCGGCCGCTTTGGAGCGTCGCAGCTACGCCGACACCCGTGCGGCGGGCGTCGTGCACACGGCAATCCTGCTCGGCGCGCTGACACTGCTCGGCGCCGCGGGGGATCGAATGTCGCGGCGCCGGGGTGCCGCAGCGGGCACGGTCACCACGGCCGCGACGGTGTTCGTCGCGCTGGGTGGAACATCGCTGGCCCGCGCCGGGGACCAGATGGCTCGACACCTGGACCGCGGTGACACCGACAACGCCCGCCGACTGCTGCCGTCGTTGTGCGGTCGCGACCCCTCGGTGCTCGACGAGGCCGGCCTCATCCGCGCGGCGCTGGAGTCGGTCGCGGAGAACACCTCCGACGCCCACGTGGCGCCGCTGCTGTGGACCGCCCTCGGGGGCGTGCCTGCGGTGCTGGTGTACCGCGGTGCGAACACATTGGACGCGATGATCGGTCACCGCTCGCCGCGCTATTTGCGCTTCGGTTGGGCGGCAGCGCGTTTCGACGATCTGCTGAACCATCTCGCCGCCCGCGCGACCGCGGTGCTGGTTGCCGCATGTGCCCCCGTGGTCGGCGGCTCTCCCGTCGCGGCGCTGCGCGCGTGGAAGCGTGACGCCGCCCGGCATCCCAGTCCGAACGCAGGCGTGGTGGAGGCCGCATTCGCGGGCGCGTTGGGGGTGCGGCTCGGCGGCCCCACTCAGTACGCGCACGAACTGGAGATCCGGCCGACGCTCGGCGACGGCCCGCCGCCACAGGTGGCCGACCTGCGCAAGGCTGTGCGGCTGTCGCGGGCGGTCCAACTGGCCGCCGCTGGGGTGGCGATCGCGCTCAGCGCCGTCGGCCGTACCGGTCGGCGAGCTTCTCCTCCGTCGTGAGCGGAGCCTCTGGCTTCGCCTGCGCGGCCTCCCGAGCAGCCTTCTCCCGTCTGCGCTCGCGCAGTTCGGCATAGATGAAGTAGCCCAGCCCGATCGGCGCGATGATGCCGAACGCGATCCACTGAATGCCGTAGGACAGGAACGGTCCGGCGTCGAGGTGCGGCAGCGGGATCGCGCCCAGTCCGCCCGGCTGATCGGCCTCCAGCTGCAGATAGGAACCGGCCAGCGGGACACCCGTGATCGCCGAGATCTGCGCGGTGTTGATCGAGTACACCTGCTGGATGCCGTCCTGCCGGAACGGCTCCTTGCCTTGCACCAGCCCCTCGGAGTCGCGCAACCGCGCCGCGATCGTCACCGTGCCGTCCGGCACCGGTTCGATCTCCGGCACCCCCGAAGCCTGTACCGGCCGCACGTATCCACGGTCGACGAGCACCGTCGGCCCGCCGTCCACGGCGAACGGAACCAGCACCTCGAATGCGGGCTCGCCCTCGACGATCCGCAGCCTCGCGAGCACCTGAGCCTCGGGTAGGTAGCGTCCGGTCGCGGTGACCCGCCGCCACTGGTCGTCCGGGGCTGCCGAGTCCTGGTTCGGCAGAAGCGAGGTCACGGGGACCGGCTCGGCGGTCAAGGAGTTCGCGATCTGCGCGTTTTCCCGCGAGGTCTTGGTGTTCTTGCCCAACTGCCACGGCGCCAGCACGGTGAAACAGAGGTACGCGAACGCGGCCACGACGACAAACAGCGCCAGCCATGACGGCCGCAGCAGGAAGGACCACCGGCGCATCAGCTGGCGATTCCCCGGTCGGCAAGCTGGTTGTCGACCCACTCGTGCAGACCCGGCAGCGACGCTTCGATGACCGTGTACACGTCTTCGAAGTCGGAGTGATCGCCGTAGTAGGGGTCCTCGACGTCCAGTGCATGAGCACCCGAACGCGGGTCGAACGAGCGCAGCATCCGGATCCGTTCGGCGGGCACACCGAGATCCTTGAGCATCCGAACGTGGTTGCGGCCGAGTGCGATCACCAGGTCGGCGGACATGTGGTCCTCGTTGACCTGGGCGGCCCGGTGCGCGGTCGGATAGCCGTGCTCGCGCAGGACGTGGCTGGCCCTGCGGTCCGCGGGCTCGCCGGCGTGCCAACCGCCGGTGCCGGCGCTGGTCACGCGGACCGCGTCACCCAGGCCGCGCTCGTCGATCTGATGGGCGAACATCTTCTCCGCCATCGGCGATCGGCAGATGTTGCCCGAGCAGATGAACGTCACGTGCAGGGGTTCAGACACCAAGCACCTCACGCAGGTCTGCGACCGAGGCGACGTGCGCGGCGGCGGCAACGGCGTCGGGTCCGTCGAAATCGTCCTTGCCGTAGCCCCATCCGACGACCACGGTCTCGATACCGTGCGCGGCGGCACCTTCGACGTCATGCGACCGGTCGCCGACCATCAGTGTGCGCTCGGGGATCTCGCCCAGCTGGGCCAATGCGTGGGCGACGACGTCGACCTTGTGTGCGCGCGAACCGTCGACGCTTGCGCCCGCGATGACCTCGAAGCAGTCGGCCAGGCCGAAGTGGGCGAGGATCCGCTGCGCGGTCGGCTCGGCCTTCGAGGTGGCCACCGCCAGGCGCACGCCGGCCGCGCGCAGATCGGCCAGCAGCGCGGGGATGCCGTCGAAGACCCGGTTCATCGCCCACCCTCGGGTCCGGTAATCGGTGCGGTATGCCTCGATGGCATCGGTGGTGCGGTCGCCGAGCCCGAGGCTTCGCAGTGTGTGGTGCATCGGCGGGCCGATGATCATGCTGGCCAGGTCTCCGTCGGGCACGACGGCGCCGACCGACCCCAGGGCATGGCGGAAACTCGAGACGATGCCCTGCGCCGAATCGGTCAGGGTGCCGTCGAGGTCGAAGATCACCAGTTGGGGGCGGGTCGCCGTAGTCGTGGAGGCCAGCATGTCGGTCACGGGTCCATTCTCCCCGATCGCAGAACCACCGCAGCCAGCGCACTAGGGTCGTGATGTGGTGAGTCCGCTGCGTGCTGCCGCGCGGTACCACGGCGATCAGGCTGTGGTCCCCGGGATGCTGGACTTTGCCGTCAACGTCCGCGCTGATGAGCCCCCGTCCTGGCTGGTCGACCGCCTCTCGGCCCGGTTGGCCGATCTGGCCCGGTATCCGAGCGCGACCGATTCTCAGCGGGCGCTCGACGCGGTCGCAGGAAGGCACGACCGCGCCGCCGACGAGGTCGTGCTGCTGGCGGGGGCGGCCGAGGCGTTCGCGCGGTTGCCGGACCTGCAGCCGCGACGCGCCGCCCTCATCGCCCCGTCGTTCACCGAACCGGAGGCGGCGCTGGCCGCGGCCGGGGTGCCCTTCGCGCACGTGGTACTGGAAGCGCCGTACACCCTGACCCCGGACGCGGTGCCCGGCGACGCCGACCTCGTCGTCGTCGGCAATCCGACCAATCCGACCGGCGTACTGCACACCCGCGAGCAGGTGCTCGCCCTGCGCAGGCCCGGGCGCATCGTGGTGGTGGACGAGGCGTTCGCCGACGCGGTTCCCGGCGAGCCTGGATCGCTGGCCGCCGACGCCCTGCCCGACGTCGTCGTCCTGCGCAGCCTGACCAAGACGTGGGCGCTGGCCGGGTTGCGCGTCGGCTACGCGCTGGGCGCGCCGGACGTGCTGGCACGGCTGACCGCACGGCGTCCGCACTGGCCCCTCGGCACGCTGCAACTCGAGGCCGTCGCGGCGTGCAGCACACCCGATGCGGTGGCCGAGGCCGACGATGCCGCCCGGCGGCTGACGGAGGTGCGCGCGGAGATGGTGGCCGGCTTGACTAGCATCGGCGTGCATGTCGTCACCGGTTCGGCCCCCTTCGTCCTGTTCTGTGTGCCGGATGCCGAACTGATGCGAAAACACCTGGATCGCAGAGGTATTGCTGTGCGTCGCTGTGACACGTTCGTCGGGCTGGACGGTCAGTTCCTGCGCGCGGCGGTACGCCCGGAGTGGCCCGTGCTGGTCGACGCGATGGCCGAGGTGCTGCGATGAGCGCCCGGCTGGCCGACATCATCGACGTGCTGGAGGCGGCATACCCGCCGGAGCTGGCGCAGGACTGGGACTCGGTCGGCCTGGTCTGCGGGGACCCGTCGGAGACCGTCGAGACGGTCACGGTTGCTGTCGACGCCACCGCCGATGTCGTCGCCGAGGTTCCCGAGGGCGGCCTACTGCTGGCTCACCATCCGCTGCTGTTGCGCGGCGTGGACACCGTGGCCGCCAGCACTGCCAAGGGCGCCCTGATCCATCGCCTGATCCGCAGCGGCCGGGCGCTGTTCACCGCCCACACCAACGCGGACTCGGCTTCGCCCGGCGTCTCCGACGCGCTGGCCGAAGCGCTCGGGCTCACCGTCGAGGAGGTGCTCGCGCCGGCGAGTGCGGAATCCGATTTGGACAAGTGGGTCGTCTTCGTGCCTGCGGAGAACTCGGAGGCGGTGCGCGAGGGCATGTTCGCGGCGGGGGCAGGGCGTATCGGTGACTATTCGCACTGCTGCTGGACCACGACTGGCACCGGGCAGTTCCTGCCGCACGACGGCGCGTCACCGGCGATCGGCAGCGTCGGATCCGTCGAACACGTGCCAGAGGACCGGGTGGAAGTCATCGCCCCCGCGCGGTTGCGCGGGCACGTGCTGGCCGCGCTGCGGGCCGCGCATCCCTACGAGGAACCCGCGTTCGACGTCTTCGCGCTGGCGCCGATTCCCGGCAATGCCGGGTTGGGACGCATCGGCGTGCTGGATCGTCCTGAACCGTTGTCGGCGTTCGTGTCTCGCGTGCGCGAAGCACTACCCCCCACGTCGTGGGGCGTGCGCGCATCTGGTGACTTGGACGCCGAGGTGTCGCGGGTCGCGGTGTGCGGCGGTGCGGGTGACTCGCTGCTCGGCCTCGTCGCACGCATGGGTGTCGACGCGTACGTGACGTCGGACCTGCGGCACCACCCCGCCGACGAACACCGACGCGCTTCGCAGGTCGCGCTCGTGGACGTCGCGCACTGGGCCAGCGAATACCCGTGGTGCCGCCAAGCCGCAGACCTGCTGCAAGCCCATTTCGGTGACGCGCTGCCTGTGCGGGTGTCCGACGTGCGCACCGATCCGTGGAATGTCGAGAGATGAGCATGAAAGCCGAAGTAGCTCAACAACAGACGCTATCCGAGTTGGCCGAGCTCGATGCTTCCCTTGCCCGGCTGGAGCATCGGGTGAAAAACCTCGCCGAACAGCAGCGGCTCGAGGAGGTACAGGCCGCGCATCGGGAGGCCAACGACCGACTAGCGGCACTGCAGATCGCCATCGAGGATCTCGACGCCCAGATCGCCAAGTTCGAATCCGAGATCGACTCGGTCCGCCAGCGTGAAGACCGTGACCGCAAGCTGCTTTCGGGCGGCTCGGTGGACGCCAAACAGCTCACCGAGTTGCAGCACGAACTCGACACCCTGGAGCGCAGGCAAGCGGCGCTGGAAGATTCGCAACTCGAGGTGATGGAGCGACGCGAGGAACTGCAACGCGACCAGCAGGCCGCGGTCGCGAGGATGGACGAGCTGCAGAACGAGCTGCGCTCCGCGCAGACCGCATGCGACGACGTCCGTACCGAGCTGGTTCAGCAGCGCCACCAGAGCCTGTCGCGCCGCGACGAACTCGTCGCGGCACTCGACGCCGACTTGGTCAGGCTCTACGAACAGCAGCGCGCCCGCGGCGGCGCGGGGGCCGGCCAACTGCAGGGGCGCCGATGCGGAGCGTGCCGCCTCGAGATCGACAAAGGGGAGCTTGCGCGCATCTCCGCGGCGGCCGACGACGAGGTGCTCCGCTGCCCTGAGTGCGGCGCGATCCTGTTGCGTCTCAAAGGGTCTGGCGGGTGAAGGTCATCGTCGAGGCCGACGGTGGCTCGCGCGGCAACCCGGGTCCGGCGGGCTACGGGGCGGTGGTCTGGTCGGCGGATCACGCCACGGTGTTCGCCGAGCGCAAGGAGGCGATCGGTCACGCGACGAACAATGTCGCCGAGTACCGCGGGTTGATCGCCGGCCTGAGCGAGGCGGCGAGCCTGGGCGCCACCGAGGTCGACGCGCGAATGGACTCCAAGCTCGTGGTGGAACAGATGTCGGGCCGGTGGAAGGTCAAGCACCCGGACATCGCGGCCCTGCATCAGCAGGCCACAGCGCTGGCCACCCGTTTCGACCGGGTCACCTACAAGTGGATTCCGCGTGCGGAGAACAGCCACGCCGACCGGCTGGCCAACGAGGCGATGGACGCCGCGGCCGAAATTCCTTCGGGCGTGGCGGGAACGGAACCGCATCAGGCGTCGAACCCCACCGCGTGGAGCGGTGCGCGTGGGGCGCCGACGCGGTTCCTGCTGCTGCGCCACGGCCAGACCGAGTTGTCGGTCGACCGTCGATACTCGGGGCGCGGTAACCCCGCGCTGACCGAACTCGGGCGTCGTCAGGCCGAAGCCGCCGCGCACTATCTCGGACAGCGCGGGGGCGTCGCGGCGGTCGTCACGTCACCGCTGCAGCGGGCGTACGACACCGCGGCGGCGGCGGCCAAAGTGCTCGGCCTGGACGTGACCGTCGACGACGACCTGATCGAGACCGACTTCGGGGCCTGGGAGGGCCTGACGTTCGCCGAAGCGGCCGAACGCGACCCCGACCTGCATCGGCGTTGGCTGCGCGACACCTCGCTTGCGCCTCCGGACGGCGAGAGCTTCGACTCCGCTGCTGAGCGTGTCGGCAGGGCGCGGGCACGGATCCTGGCAGAGCGTGGGGGGGAGACGGTGCTGGTGGTCTCGCATGTGACGCCGATCAAGACGTTGCTGCGGATGGCGCTCGACGGTGGCCCGAACATCTTGTACCGGCTGCATCTCGATCTCGCGTCGCTGTCGATCGCCGAGTTCTATGCCGACGGCGCGGCATCGGTGCGGTTGGTCAATCAGACGGCTTACCTGGATTAGTCGTGTAGGTGCAGCCGCTCGCCGTGCGGCCCGAAGATCGTGATCGCCTCGACCGGCCCGTCCACCACGCCGAACCAGTGCGGCGTCCACGTCGAGAACTCCACCGCCTCACCAGGTTTCACGGTGAAGTCGCGCTCACCGAGGATCAGGCGCAGCTGGCCGGACAGGACGTACATCCAGTCCTGGCCTTCGTGCACCGGAAGTTCAGCGGGCGGGTTGCGCCGCCGGGCGCTGATCCGGATCTTGAAGGCGTGCAGACCGCCGGCGGCCTGGCGGGTCAACGGCCAATACGTGATTCCGTGTGCGGTATGGGATCCGCTGCGCACGCGTGGGTCCTCGGCCTCCGGTGCGCGCAGCAGCTCGTCGGTGCTCACCGACAACGCGACCGCCAGTCTGGGCAGGTGGTCGAGGGCGAGGCGGCGCTTGCCGGACTCCAGCCGGCTCAACGTGGACACGTCGATGTTCGACCGCCGGGCTACATCCTCCAGTGTCAGGCCGTGCTGGGTGCGTAGTTCGCGCAGCCTGCGACGCACCCGCGCGTCGACGCTGTCTTCATCTTTTGCCTGCATGGCAAGAAAGCTTGGCAGCTTCTCGCGGCCGCTGCAAGGTAATCGCATGGACAGAATTTGGGATTGCGTCGTCGTCGGTGGCGGTGCCGCCGGGCTGAGTGCCGCGCTGGTGCTGGGCAGGGCTCGTCGTCGCACACTGCTGATTGACGGCGGCGCACAGAGCAACCTCCCCGCGCACGGCATCGGTGGGCTTCTGGGCCACGACGGCCGGCCGCCGGCGGAGCTGTACGCGTTGGGACGTCGAGAGTTGTCGGCGTATCCGTCGGTCGAAGTGCGAGCGGCAGAAGTCACCGGCGGGGAGCGCGCGGACGGACTGTTCGTCCTGCGGTTGGACGACGGCGGAGTCGAGCGTGCCCGGAAGGTGGTGTTGGCCACTGGCATGGAGTACCGGCCGCCGCCGCTTCCCGGCCTGGCGGAGCTGTGGGGTCGGTCCGCTTTCCACTGCCCGTTCTGCCACGGCTGGGAAGTCCGCGATCAGCCCCTGGCCGTGCTGGCCAGCGGTGAGCGTGCGGTGCATACGGCACTGTTGCTGCGTCTCTGGAGCGACGACGTCGTCCTGCTCACCGACGGTCCCGCTGATCTCGACCTCGCACAGCGCGAGCGGCTGGCGGCTGCGGGTGTGACGATCGACGACCGGCCGGTGGCCGAATTGGTGGGTGCCGCAGGCACTCTGGAGGCCGTGGTGTTCACCGACGACAGCCGGCTGCCCCGGGCGGGCATCCTGGTCGCCACGACGCTTCACCAGCGCACTTCGCTGGCCGAACAACTCGGCGCCACAACGGGCGAGCCGACTCCGGTCGCGCACAATCCGGTTCACGTCGACGCGTTCTATCGCACCAGTGCGGACGGGGTTTTCGCCGTAGGCGACCTGGTGGCACAGATGCCGCAGGTGGCCGCCGCGGTGGCGGCGGGTTCAGCGGCAGCAGCCGCTGTCGTGCAGAGCCTGGTCGAAGCGGATTTTCCAGCAGTCGTTCCGGAAAGGAGCCGACATGTCAACGCCTGACGCCAAACAGCATTGGGAGGAGCGTTACAGCGAACGCAATCGCATCTGGAGCGGTCGAGCGAACGTTCGGCTCGTCGGGATGGTGTCGGACCTCGAGCCCGGCACCGCGCTCGATCTGGGCAGCGGTGAGGGCGGCGACGCGATGTGGCTCGCCGAGAGGGGATGGCGGGTCGTCGCCGTCGACATCGCCGAAACCGCTTTGCGGCGTGCGGCCACCGATGCCGTCGCGCGCGGGGTGGGGGACCGGATCGACTTTCAGCAACACGACCTGTCGGAGAGCTTCCCCGACGGCGAATTCGATTTGGTGAACGCGCAGTTCCTGCACTCGACGTTCCCGCTTGACCGGACGGCGATCTTCCGGTCGGCCGCGCGGGCGGTCCGGGCGGGCGGACTTCTGCTCATCGTCGACCACGGCACACCGCCGCCGTGGCTTTCCGAACTTCATGGCCACCACCAGACGTTCATACCGCCCGAGGAGGTCGTCGCCGCGCTGAACCTGTCTGAGTCCGAATGGGAACCGGCAAAGATCAGTACGCCGATGCGTGACGTCACGACGCCGGACGGCGAGCCGGCGCAATGGTCCGACAACGTGATCCTGCTGCGGCGCCGGTAGACGCCGGTCGCGGTCGGCGTCTAGTGTGGTTCTCCACAGGCCGAAACTCATTCACAGAGAAATGCTTTCGTCGTTAAGACTTGTCAGTGGTCGGGCGTAGTCTCGGAAGCATGTTCGAAGAGGCTTCGGATGCGGACTTGGTCACCTTGATGGGTGAGGAGGCGCGTGAGGAGGCCGCGGCGACGGGACGGCGGTTGTCGTTGGTGGGGGAGTTGTGCGCGCGGCGTCACCCCGAGATGGTTGGAGCCGAGTTCTATGTCGCTGATGCGATCTCGGCGGTAGCAGCTGAGATCTCGGCGGTGCACAACATCAGCCACGCCCGGGCGGTGAGTCAGGTCGAGATGGCCCTGAGCCTGCGGGATCGGCTTCCGCAGGTGTTGCGGAGGTTTCGTCGGGGGGTGATCGACTATCGGATGGTGTCGACGATTATCGCGCGCACCCAGAACGTCGATGACGAGGTGATGGTGGGCCTGGATGAGGCGTTGGCCTGGCGGGTTGAGAAGTGGATGAAGCTGTCCAAACCCAAACTGCGTGATCGCATCGATGTGTTCATCGCCGAGTTCGATCCGGCCGCGGTGCGCGTGCCGCCCGAAACCGACAGGCACCGCTATGTCGAGATCAATCCTGGCGACGTCGCGGGGATGGCCTTGATGTCTGCACAGCTCCGTGCTGAAGATGGCGCCGCGCTCGATGCTGGGTTGGATGCGTTGGCGGCCACGGTGTGTGACAACGATCCGCGCACCAAGGCCCAGCGCCGCGCTGATGCGTGCGGGCCGCTGGGGCGCCGGGAAGCCACACTGGCCTGCCAGTGCGGGCTCGACGATTGCCCGGCGGCTGGGCGGCGGGCGGAGGCGGCTGCCGCGGTGGTCCATGTGCTGGCTGAGCAGGGCACCGTGGAGGGCACCAGCGCCAGACCGGGATATCTGCCCGGTTTCGGGGTTCTGCCTGCCGAGTCGGTGCGTGAGCTGGCGCGCAACGCCGATCTCAAGCCGGTGATCGTGCCCTCGGCCGATGACGCTGCGCGCGCCGGGTATCGTCCCGGCGCCAGGTTGACCGAGTTCTTGCAGTGGCGCGACGTGACGTGTCGCTGGCCTGGATGTGACAAACCGGTGTGGGGCTGCGATGTGGACCATACGGTGCCGTGGCCCTACGGCCCGACACATCCGTCGAACACCAAGCACTACTGCCGCATTCATCACCTGATCAAGACCTTCTATAGCGGCAGCGGTGGCTGGCGGGAAGAACAATTGCCTGACGGTACAGTCGTTCTCACCGCCCCGACCGGACACCGGTACCGATCCGAACCTCACGGGGCGAGCATGTTCCCGGTGCTGCGCCAACCCACCGGAGTCATCCGAGCCACCGCGCCCCCACCGAACGACAGCGCCGAGCGGATGGCGATGATGCCGCGCCGCAGGCAAACCCGCGAACAGGTGCGTCGTGAACGCATTGACACCGAACGACGGCGACGCAGCGAACTGATCGGCGAAGAGCAACGCCA includes:
- a CDS encoding FadD27; amino-acid sequence: MRFGPPRRPRRVVDLLNPAAALAPAANVIMQLASPSVGYGVLESPVDSGNVYKHPFKRARTTGTYLAVATMGTESDRRLIREEVDRVHALVRSTPASPVSYKAFDPRLQLWVAACLYRYYIDQHEFLYGPLDDEAADAVYLDARKLGTTLQVREDMWPPDRAAFDEYWKRSLDELRIDEPVREHLHGVAAMAFLPAPLRLLAGRFNLFATTGFLPHEFREHMRLPWSGRQQRRFEALLAALRVADRIIPRDVWILGYRLYLWDMRARARRGRRVV
- a CDS encoding cobalamin biosynthesis protein CobD, which codes for MALFGSVAAALERRSYADTRAAGVVHTAILLGALTLLGAAGDRMSRRRGAAAGTVTTAATVFVALGGTSLARAGDQMARHLDRGDTDNARRLLPSLCGRDPSVLDEAGLIRAALESVAENTSDAHVAPLLWTALGGVPAVLVYRGANTLDAMIGHRSPRYLRFGWAAARFDDLLNHLAARATAVLVAACAPVVGGSPVAALRAWKRDAARHPSPNAGVVEAAFAGALGVRLGGPTQYAHELEIRPTLGDGPPPQVADLRKAVRLSRAVQLAAAGVAIALSAVGRTGRRASPPS
- a CDS encoding putative transmembrane protein, whose translation is MRRWSFLLRPSWLALFVVVAAFAYLCFTVLAPWQLGKNTKTSRENAQIANSLTAEPVPVTSLLPNQDSAAPDDQWRRVTATGRYLPEAQVLARLRIVEGEPAFEVLVPFAVDGGPTVLVDRGYVRPVQASGVPEIEPVPDGTVTIAARLRDSEGLVQGKEPFRQDGIQQVYSINTAQISAITGVPLAGSYLQLEADQPGGLGAIPLPHLDAGPFLSYGIQWIAFGIIAPIGLGYFIYAELRERRREKAAREAAQAKPEAPLTTEEKLADRYGRRR
- the ptpA_2 gene encoding protein-tyrosine-phosphatase; the protein is MSEPLHVTFICSGNICRSPMAEKMFAHQIDERGLGDAVRVTSAGTGGWHAGEPADRRASHVLREHGYPTAHRAAQVNEDHMSADLVIALGRNHVRMLKDLGVPAERIRMLRSFDPRSGAHALDVEDPYYGDHSDFEDVYTVIEASLPGLHEWVDNQLADRGIAS
- a CDS encoding HAD family hydrolase codes for the protein MLASTTTATRPQLVIFDLDGTLTDSAQGIVSSFRHALGSVGAVVPDGDLASMIIGPPMHHTLRSLGLGDRTTDAIEAYRTDYRTRGWAMNRVFDGIPALLADLRAAGVRLAVATSKAEPTAQRILAHFGLADCFEVIAGASVDGSRAHKVDVVAHALAQLGEIPERTLMVGDRSHDVEGAAAHGIETVVVGWGYGKDDFDGPDAVAAAAHVASVADLREVLGV
- the cobD gene encoding PLP-dependent enzyme, histidinol-phosphate/aromatic aminotransferase or cobyric acid decarboxylase, with the protein product MVSPLRAAARYHGDQAVVPGMLDFAVNVRADEPPSWLVDRLSARLADLARYPSATDSQRALDAVAGRHDRAADEVVLLAGAAEAFARLPDLQPRRAALIAPSFTEPEAALAAAGVPFAHVVLEAPYTLTPDAVPGDADLVVVGNPTNPTGVLHTREQVLALRRPGRIVVVDEAFADAVPGEPGSLAADALPDVVVLRSLTKTWALAGLRVGYALGAPDVLARLTARRPHWPLGTLQLEAVAACSTPDAVAEADDAARRLTEVRAEMVAGLTSIGVHVVTGSAPFVLFCVPDAELMRKHLDRRGIAVRRCDTFVGLDGQFLRAAVRPEWPVLVDAMAEVLR
- a CDS encoding dinuclear metal center protein, YbgI/SA1388 family — encoded protein: MSARLADIIDVLEAAYPPELAQDWDSVGLVCGDPSETVETVTVAVDATADVVAEVPEGGLLLAHHPLLLRGVDTVAASTAKGALIHRLIRSGRALFTAHTNADSASPGVSDALAEALGLTVEEVLAPASAESDLDKWVVFVPAENSEAVREGMFAAGAGRIGDYSHCCWTTTGTGQFLPHDGASPAIGSVGSVEHVPEDRVEVIAPARLRGHVLAALRAAHPYEEPAFDVFALAPIPGNAGLGRIGVLDRPEPLSAFVSRVREALPPTSWGVRASGDLDAEVSRVAVCGGAGDSLLGLVARMGVDAYVTSDLRHHPADEHRRASQVALVDVAHWASEYPWCRQAADLLQAHFGDALPVRVSDVRTDPWNVER
- a CDS encoding Zn-ribbon protein, possibly nucleic acid-binding protein: MSMKAEVAQQQTLSELAELDASLARLEHRVKNLAEQQRLEEVQAAHREANDRLAALQIAIEDLDAQIAKFESEIDSVRQREDRDRKLLSGGSVDAKQLTELQHELDTLERRQAALEDSQLEVMERREELQRDQQAAVARMDELQNELRSAQTACDDVRTELVQQRHQSLSRRDELVAALDADLVRLYEQQRARGGAGAGQLQGRRCGACRLEIDKGELARISAAADDEVLRCPECGAILLRLKGSGG
- a CDS encoding fructose-2,6-bisphosphatase yields the protein MKVIVEADGGSRGNPGPAGYGAVVWSADHATVFAERKEAIGHATNNVAEYRGLIAGLSEAASLGATEVDARMDSKLVVEQMSGRWKVKHPDIAALHQQATALATRFDRVTYKWIPRAENSHADRLANEAMDAAAEIPSGVAGTEPHQASNPTAWSGARGAPTRFLLLRHGQTELSVDRRYSGRGNPALTELGRRQAEAAAHYLGQRGGVAAVVTSPLQRAYDTAAAAAKVLGLDVTVDDDLIETDFGAWEGLTFAEAAERDPDLHRRWLRDTSLAPPDGESFDSAAERVGRARARILAERGGETVLVVSHVTPIKTLLRMALDGGPNILYRLHLDLASLSIAEFYADGAASVRLVNQTAYLD
- a CDS encoding putative transcriptional regulator; this encodes MQAKDEDSVDARVRRRLRELRTQHGLTLEDVARRSNIDVSTLSRLESGKRRLALDHLPRLAVALSVSTDELLRAPEAEDPRVRSGSHTAHGITYWPLTRQAAGGLHAFKIRISARRRNPPAELPVHEGQDWMYVLSGQLRLILGERDFTVKPGEAVEFSTWTPHWFGVVDGPVEAITIFGPHGERLHLHD
- the trxB_1 gene encoding thioredoxin reductase, with translation MDRIWDCVVVGGGAAGLSAALVLGRARRRTLLIDGGAQSNLPAHGIGGLLGHDGRPPAELYALGRRELSAYPSVEVRAAEVTGGERADGLFVLRLDDGGVERARKVVLATGMEYRPPPLPGLAELWGRSAFHCPFCHGWEVRDQPLAVLASGERAVHTALLLRLWSDDVVLLTDGPADLDLAQRERLAAAGVTIDDRPVAELVGAAGTLEAVVFTDDSRLPRAGILVATTLHQRTSLAEQLGATTGEPTPVAHNPVHVDAFYRTSADGVFAVGDLVAQMPQVAAAVAAGSAAAAAVVQSLVEADFPAVVPERSRHVNA
- the ycgJ_1 gene encoding methyltransferase family protein; amino-acid sequence: MSTPDAKQHWEERYSERNRIWSGRANVRLVGMVSDLEPGTALDLGSGEGGDAMWLAERGWRVVAVDIAETALRRAATDAVARGVGDRIDFQQHDLSESFPDGEFDLVNAQFLHSTFPLDRTAIFRSAARAVRAGGLLLIVDHGTPPPWLSELHGHHQTFIPPEEVVAALNLSESEWEPAKISTPMRDVTTPDGEPAQWSDNVILLRRR